In Juglans microcarpa x Juglans regia isolate MS1-56 chromosome 8D, Jm3101_v1.0, whole genome shotgun sequence, the following are encoded in one genomic region:
- the LOC121243383 gene encoding probable protein phosphatase 2C 72, with protein sequence MGICGSVESREIHDAEDCNENVIFLQGNKVSNGALDFCSLYSKQGSKGLNQDAAILHQGYGVEDGALCGVFDGHGKNGHVVSKLVCNHLPSLLLTQKSSLSRINAAVADDDSLQNMVGIDDESMPSKSCHIWKEACISAFKVMDKEIKLQENLDCSCSGTTAVVAIRQGEDLIIANLGDSRAILGTMTKNEVTAVQLTTDLKPGLPCEAERIKNCNGRVAALKQEPHIQRVWLPHEDTPGLAMSRAFGDFVLKDHGIIAIPNVYYHRLTSNDQFIILATDGVWDVLSNDQVAAIVWAAKSEQAAARVVVEAATTAWRKKYPTAKVDDCSVVCLFLQKK encoded by the exons ATGGGAATCTGCGGATCAGTTGAATCTCGGGAGATTCATGATGCTGAGGATTGCAATGAAAATGTGATATTCTTGCAAGGAAATAAAGTTTCTAATGGAGCTCTGGACTTTTGTTCTCTTTACTCTAAGCAAGGGAGCAAAGGACTAAACCAAGATGCTGCCATTCTTCACCAG GGCTATGGAGTGGAAGACGGAGCTTTATGTGGAGTTTTTGATGGGCATGGGAAGAATGGTCATGTAGTGAGCAAGCTAGTCTGTAACCACCTGCCTTCACTCTTATtaacccaaaagagctctctctcAAGGATTAATGCAGCAGTAGCAGATGATGATAGTTTGCAAAATATGGTGGGAATAGATGATGAATCGATGCCAAGCAAGAGTTGCCATATATGGAAAGAGGCTTGTATCAGTGCCTTCAAGGTCATGGACAAGGAGATAAAGCTGCAAGAGAATTTGGACTGCTCTTGTAGTGGAACCACTGCAGTAGTTGCTATAAGACAG GGTGAAGATCTTATTATAGCTAATCTTGGGGATTCAAGGGCAATCTTAGGAACGATGACAAAGAATGAAGTCACGGCCGTTCAGTTAACCACAGACTTAAAGCCAGGCTTACCTT GTGAAGCAGAAAGAATAAAGAACTGCAATGGCCGGGTGGCCGCACTGAAACAAGAACCACATATCCAACGAGTGTGGCTGCCCCACGAAGACACTCCGGGCCTAGCCATGTCACGAGCCTTTGGAGACTTCGTACTCAAAGACCATGGCATCATTGCCATCCCTAATGTCTACTATCACCGCCTAACTTCTAATGACCAATTCATTATCCTTGCAACTGATGGG GTCTGGGATGTTCTCAGTAATGACCAAGTTGCAGCCATTGTGTGGGCTGCAAAGAGTGAACAGGCAGCAGCAAGAGTTGTGGTGGAGGCAGCTACCACTGCATGGAGGAAGAAGTACCCTACTGCAAAAGTAGATGACTGCAGTGTGGTTTGCCTCTTTTTGCAAAAGAAGTAA
- the LOC121243385 gene encoding vacuolar-processing enzyme-like codes for MKITRSLFKAASLVRNPQLDAMNRISSIVVLLLLLLLGLYRSAAARRYPTEDHLRLPSEASRFFDRVSGVVDDDDDDTSGTRWAVLIAGSSGYWNYRHQADICHAYQILRKDGLKDENIIVFMYDDIALNEENPKPGVIINSPNGSDVYKGVPKDYTGEDVTVGNFFAVILGNGTALTGGSGKVVDSGPNDHIFIYYSDHGGPGVLGMPTYPNLYADDLIKVLKKKHASGTYKSLVFYLEACESGSIFEGLLPEGLNIYATTASNAEESSWGTYCPGEDPSPPPEYETCLGDLYSVAWMEDSDISNLRTETLQQQYELVKSRTANGNSAYGSHVMQYGDTNLNNDHLYLYIGTNPTNVNLTNVNENYMRPSTKAINQRDADLVHFWDKFRKAPEGSPRKVEAQKQFVEAMLHRMHIDDSVKLTGKFLFGIEKGPVVLNIVRPAGQPLVDDWGCLKTLVRTFETHCGSLSQYGMKHMRAFANICNAGIQKEQMDEASAQACISIPSWSWSSLHKGFSA; via the exons ATGAAAATCACCCGCTCTCTGTTTAAAGCCGCTTCACTAGTCAGAAATCCACAGCTCGATGCCATGAATCGCATATCCTCCATCGtcgtcctcctcctcctcctcctccttggcCTCTACCGTTCGGCTGCGGCCAGGAGGTACCCAACTGAAGACCATCTCCGATTGCCCTCAGAAGCCTCTAGATTCTTCGACAGAGTCAGCGGtgttgttgatgatgatgatgacgacaCATCGGGGACCAGATGGGCAGTACTGATTGCCGGCTCTAGTGGCTACTGGAATTACAGGCATCAG GCTGATATTTGTCATGCATACCAGATCTTAAGGAAAGATGGGTTGAAAGATGAGAACATTATTGTTTTCATGTATGATGACATTGCTTTAAATGAAGAGAATCCAAAGCCTGGAGTTATCATTAACAGCCCTAACGGCTCTGATGTGTACAAAGGAGTGCCAAAG GATTATACTGGGGAAGATGTTACTGTTGGCAACTTTTTCGCTGTTATCCTTGGAAATGGAACTGCTCTTACTGGGGGCAGTGGGAAGGTTGTTGATAGTGGTCCCAATGATCATATCTTCATATACTATAGTGATCATGGGGGTCCTGGTGTGCTTG ggaTGCCTACTTATCCTAATCTCTATGCTGACGATCTGATAAAAGTCTTGAAGAAGAAGCATGCTTCTGGGACCTATAAAAGTTTG GTATTTTATCTAGAAGCTTGTGAGTCCGGAAGCATTTTTGAGGGTCTTCTTCCAGAAGGTTTGAACATCTATGCAACTACAGCATCAAATGCAGAAGAGAGTAGTTGGGGAACTTATTGCCCTGGAGAGGATCCCAGTCCTCCCCCTGAATATGAAACTTGTTTGGGTGATTTGTATAGCGTTGCTTGGATGGAAGACAG TGACATTAGCAATCTGCGGACTGAAACCTTGCAGCAGCAGTATGAACTG GTTAAAAGTAGGACTGCAAATGGAAATTCTGCATATGGCTCTCATGTCATGCAATATGGTGATACAAATCTTAACAATGACCACCTTTACCTGTATATTGGTACAAATCCTACAAATGTTAACCTTACTAATGTAAATGAGAATTACATGAGGCCATCTACAAAAGCTATCAACCAACGAGATGCTGATCTCGTCCATTTTTGGGATAAG TTCCGCAAGGCTCCAGAAGGCTCTCCTAGGAAAGTTGAAGCCCAAAAGCAGTTTGTTGAAGCAATGTTGCATAGAATGCATATAGATGACAGTGTGAAACTTACCGGGAAGTTCCTATTTGGAATTGAGAAAGGTCCAGTGGTTCTCAATATTGTTCGACCTGCTGGACAGCCACTTGTTGATGACTGGGGTTGCCTTAAGACACTG GTGAGGACTTTCGAGACACATTGCGGATCCCTCTCACAGTACGGGATGAAACACATGAGAGCCTTTGCAAACATTTGTAATGCCGGGATTCAAAAGGAGCAGATGGATGAAGCATCAGCTCAAGCTTGTATCAGCATCCCTTCTTGGTCTTGGAGCTCTCTGCACAAGGGATTCAGTGCATGA
- the LOC121243386 gene encoding la-related protein Larp4B-like has protein sequence MDKETLSLRSNLTNNANAIHTNGRETTGTDGTSLLRPAGSETITQTTSSEFVLQWGNRKRLRCMKVQVKDNDPTAPAQRTTVRVDRRVVRADKDSLSQPGGGNHGNGYLNLRQRHPSPQPPPPPPPSQRILRNSEASGAMRGQSNGVARGIASPDRGGAHDKRGNQANNHSINLHHHHHHNNHNENNKSAASSETAHDSKKGGGSSSGSGEAIPPVWPPKFVIALTNKEKEEDFMAIKGSKLPQRPKKRAKFIQRTLNLVSPGAWLCDLTLERYEVREKKISKKRPRGLKAMGNMDSDSE, from the exons ATGGATAAGGAGACTCTGTCTCTGAGGAGCAATCTTACTAATAATGCGAACGCAATCCATACAAACGGTCGAGAGACAACCGGAACGGACGGAACCTCGTTGCTGAGACCAGCCGGCTCCGAGACCATCACACAAACAACGTCGTCGGAATTCGTGTTGCAGTGGGGGAACCGGAAGCGGCTCAGGTGCATGAAGGTCCAGGTCAAGGACAACGACCCGACCGCCCCGGCTCAAAGGACCACGGTTCGGGTGGACCGGCGGGTCGTGAGGGCCGATAAGGACTCGTTGAGTCAGCCCGGCGGTGGTAATCATGGTAATGGGTATTTGAATCTGCGTCAGCGACACCCTTCCCCTcagccgccgccgccgccgccaccATCGCAGCGAATTCTCAG GAACTCGGAGGCATCGGGTGCGATGAGAGGACAGAGCAACGGAGTCGCGAGGGGAATTGCGTCGCCCGACAGGGGTGGTGCCCACGATAAGAGAGGGAATCAGGCCAATAACCATAGCatcaaccttcaccaccaccaccatcacaacaatcacaatgAGAATAACAAGTCTGCGGCGTCGTCGGAGACTGCGCACGACAGCAAGAAGGGCGGCGGATCGTCGTCCGGGAGCGGCGAGGCGATACCCCCGGTGTGGCCACCGAAATTCGTCATTGCTTTGACTAACAAGGAGAAAGAGGAAGATTTCATGGCCATTAAGGGGTCCAAACTGCCTCAAAGACCCAAGAAGCGAGCAAAATTCATCCAGCGCACCCTCAAT TTGGTTAGCCCAGGAGCATGGTTGTGCGATCTGACTCTGGAACGATACGAGGTCAGGGAGAAGAAGATATCTAAGAAG